One Pectobacterium colocasium DNA segment encodes these proteins:
- a CDS encoding MFS transporter, translating into MNSCIAASEAIAPAKPAWRAVYSLGLGVFGLITAEFLPASLLTPMAASLGVTEGMAGQAVTATALVALVTGLLITPATKSIDRRWVLMFFSVLQIISSLLVAFAPNLHVLLFGRLLLGVAIGGFWAMSTATAMRLVPEDKVPKALAVIFSSVSIATVVAAPLGSYLGSLIGWRNVFILCILPSALALLWQLSVLPSMKPESSGSLGTLLRVLRRPGMIGGLLATVLIFSGHFAFFTYLRPFLETVGQASVESISLILLGFGLANFVGTSIAGYLLARNLRLTLALVPFVMGVLALTMVAFGHLAMLDGLLVAMWGFAFGLVPVGWSTWLAATVPDEAESAGGLLVASIQFAIGAGAAGGGVIFDLNGASGVFAGSGLLLVSAMVIVFAGVRVRAQ; encoded by the coding sequence ATGAATTCATGTATAGCGGCAAGTGAGGCCATCGCGCCAGCAAAACCCGCCTGGCGAGCCGTTTATTCACTGGGACTGGGGGTATTTGGCCTGATTACGGCTGAGTTTCTACCAGCCAGTTTATTAACGCCGATGGCAGCAAGTTTAGGCGTTACAGAAGGAATGGCGGGTCAGGCGGTAACCGCAACGGCGCTGGTCGCGCTGGTAACCGGTTTGCTCATCACACCGGCGACCAAAAGTATCGACCGCCGTTGGGTACTAATGTTTTTCTCGGTGCTTCAAATCATCTCCAGCCTGTTGGTCGCGTTTGCTCCCAATCTGCATGTGTTGCTATTCGGGCGTTTATTGCTAGGCGTTGCGATTGGGGGATTCTGGGCCATGTCCACCGCCACGGCGATGCGTCTTGTGCCTGAGGATAAAGTGCCGAAAGCGCTGGCGGTGATCTTCTCCAGCGTGTCGATTGCCACCGTCGTTGCGGCACCGCTTGGCAGCTATCTGGGGAGTTTGATTGGCTGGCGCAACGTCTTTATTCTCTGCATTTTGCCGAGCGCTCTGGCGCTGTTGTGGCAGCTCTCGGTGTTGCCATCAATGAAGCCGGAAAGCAGCGGTAGTCTGGGAACACTACTTCGTGTGCTGCGCCGTCCGGGCATGATCGGCGGGTTGCTGGCAACGGTGCTGATCTTCAGCGGACATTTCGCCTTTTTCACCTACCTGCGACCGTTTCTGGAAACCGTCGGGCAGGCAAGCGTCGAAAGCATTTCTCTGATTTTACTCGGCTTTGGCCTCGCGAATTTTGTTGGTACTTCGATTGCCGGTTATTTACTGGCCCGGAACTTACGCCTGACGCTGGCGCTGGTCCCCTTTGTTATGGGCGTTCTGGCGTTGACGATGGTGGCCTTTGGGCATCTGGCAATGCTGGACGGCCTGTTGGTCGCGATGTGGGGATTTGCGTTTGGTCTGGTGCCTGTCGGGTGGTCAACCTGGCTTGCGGCCACCGTACCGGACGAAGCCGAAAGCGCAGGGGGTTTACTGGTGGCATCGATCCAGTTTGCCATCGGGGCAGGTGCCGCGGGTGGCGGGGTGATATTTGACCTCAACGGAGCCAGCGGTGTCTTTGCGGGTAGCGGATTATTGCTGGTATCGGCAATGGTGATTGTTTTTGCAGGCGTGCGGGTTCGCGCACAATAA
- a CDS encoding AraC family transcriptional regulator: MTVQSPDLISELLRGMRLSGVTYRRIETHAPFGLAFRYEPGKAQFHFVSQGTALLRMESGATFVLKSGDALFIPNGNSHALLSDEKADVTPVSAFPSEAICNSVCAIDCKPCTDTENTVIFSGCMDFELGGMQPLIKAMPEVMMVSRLMSTWPEIHPILAAMERESMMRQVGFAGILARLADVVAALIVRGWVEAGCGKATGWVQVLRDPRLSRAIYAMHQNPGINWNVAELAKEAGTSLSVFAERFLSATGTTPVKYLSELRMRLAVQYIRHEHQPIETVALRLGYGSLAAFSRAFKRIVGHAPGTLRETRQVSEEV, from the coding sequence ATGACCGTTCAGTCACCCGATTTGATCAGCGAGCTTCTGCGTGGGATGCGTCTTTCCGGGGTGACATATCGCCGAATTGAAACCCATGCTCCCTTTGGCCTGGCGTTCCGCTACGAACCTGGTAAAGCGCAGTTTCATTTTGTCAGCCAGGGAACAGCACTGCTGCGCATGGAGAGCGGCGCGACATTTGTGCTAAAAAGCGGGGATGCGCTGTTTATTCCTAACGGGAATTCGCATGCGCTGCTCTCTGACGAAAAGGCTGACGTCACGCCAGTCTCTGCATTTCCCAGTGAAGCGATTTGTAATTCTGTCTGTGCGATCGACTGCAAGCCCTGCACAGACACCGAGAACACGGTGATCTTCAGCGGATGCATGGATTTTGAGCTGGGTGGAATGCAGCCGCTGATCAAAGCGATGCCGGAAGTCATGATGGTGAGCCGCCTGATGTCGACCTGGCCGGAAATCCATCCGATTCTTGCGGCGATGGAACGTGAATCGATGATGCGTCAGGTGGGCTTCGCCGGCATTCTGGCAAGGCTGGCCGATGTGGTCGCGGCGCTCATCGTGCGCGGATGGGTTGAAGCTGGCTGCGGTAAAGCGACGGGCTGGGTACAGGTACTGCGCGATCCGCGACTGAGCAGGGCGATTTACGCGATGCATCAGAATCCGGGCATCAACTGGAACGTCGCGGAACTGGCAAAAGAGGCGGGCACCTCCCTCTCTGTTTTTGCCGAGCGGTTTCTCTCTGCAACCGGGACTACGCCCGTAAAATATCTCAGCGAGCTGCGCATGCGCTTAGCTGTTCAGTACATCCGTCATGAGCATCAGCCGATTGAAACGGTGGCGCTACGTCTGGGTTACGGATCGCTGGCGGCGTTCAGCCGGGCATTTAAACGCATCGTAGGTCATGCACCGGGAACGCTGCGGGAAACCCGTCAGGTTTCTGAGGAGGTGTGA
- a CDS encoding SIR2 family protein codes for MDNKLVFFIGAGFSKFSETDLIKTPSWNELIDELKEDLNIYNENDHLKIAQLYFLKYGQHTYENKVKSSIKDLEPSSFHKKLFYLNPHHVITTNWDNLIEKTVKEMSLAYELVSSDTDLAQSNLDKKIIKMHGDFRQHNFIFKEDDYLKYSQNFPLIENYIKGIFSTNTIVFLGYSYNDYNLKQIVSWITSISKATPPKYLLQNNFDEAQAQAQYLKNHGISLLAPLEKKLSYKDLYLNFFQNLETIHKPDELIKKDLLSINENLKKIDNDLTLSLVEKKNKKEKLNEVLTNRINRSLDNKISILSQYKIVSPDHICKKLSNCTLPKF; via the coding sequence TTGGATAACAAACTAGTTTTTTTTATAGGTGCCGGATTTTCAAAATTTAGCGAAACAGACTTAATAAAAACACCGAGCTGGAATGAATTAATCGATGAATTAAAAGAAGATTTAAACATATACAATGAAAATGACCATTTGAAAATAGCCCAACTTTACTTTCTAAAATATGGACAACACACTTATGAAAATAAGGTCAAGTCATCGATTAAAGATTTAGAACCAAGCTCATTCCATAAGAAACTATTTTACTTAAACCCTCATCATGTAATTACAACAAACTGGGACAACCTAATTGAAAAAACAGTTAAAGAAATGAGCCTTGCTTATGAGCTAGTTAGTTCAGACACTGACTTAGCACAAAGTAATTTAGATAAAAAAATAATTAAAATGCATGGAGATTTTAGACAACATAATTTTATATTCAAAGAAGATGATTATTTAAAATATAGCCAGAACTTCCCTTTAATTGAAAACTATATCAAAGGGATATTTTCAACAAATACAATTGTTTTCTTAGGTTATTCATACAACGATTATAATTTAAAACAAATTGTGTCATGGATAACTAGCATATCCAAAGCAACCCCCCCAAAATATCTACTTCAAAATAACTTCGATGAAGCACAAGCACAAGCACAATACTTAAAAAACCATGGAATATCATTACTTGCACCATTAGAAAAAAAACTTTCTTATAAAGATTTATATCTTAATTTCTTTCAAAATCTAGAAACAATTCACAAACCAGATGAACTAATAAAAAAAGATTTATTATCTATTAATGAAAACCTAAAAAAAATAGATAATGATTTAACTCTCTCTCTTGTTGAGAAAAAAAACAAAAAAGAAAAGTTAAATGAAGTGCTAACTAATAGAATAAACAGGAGCTTAGATAATAAAATTAGCATTTTATCTCAATACAAAATTGTATCCCCAGATCACATATGTAAAAAATTGTCGAACTGCACGTTACCAAAATTCTAA
- a CDS encoding CcdB family protein, protein MYSHTTIEAHDLSDKVNKTLFPQIRINGEDYRLIATELSSVPVEVIGEAIADLGEYADEIKDAINLIFGGF, encoded by the coding sequence GTGTATAGTCATACCACTATAGAAGCGCATGATCTGTCTGATAAAGTGAATAAGACGCTGTTCCCTCAGATCCGCATCAACGGCGAAGATTATCGATTGATTGCCACTGAGCTATCGAGCGTTCCCGTTGAGGTTATTGGTGAAGCTATCGCGGATCTTGGCGAGTATGCCGATGAGATAAAGGATGCTATTAATCTTATTTTTGGGGGATTTTAG
- the ccdA gene encoding type II toxin-antitoxin system antitoxin CcdA: MKRRISIAVDKDDNQIPNAAGINISGLANDVMGKEAHRIKTEVWKKENREGMEEVARFIAQYSSFADENRNW, translated from the coding sequence ATGAAGCGTCGGATTAGTATTGCCGTGGACAAAGACGATAATCAGATTCCCAATGCTGCCGGAATCAATATTTCCGGTCTGGCGAATGACGTCATGGGCAAGGAAGCCCACCGCATCAAAACTGAGGTGTGGAAGAAGGAAAACCGCGAAGGGATGGAAGAAGTCGCCCGATTTATCGCGCAGTATAGTTCCTTTGCGGATGAAAATAGGAACTGGTGA
- a CDS encoding helix-turn-helix domain-containing protein, with the protein MASVYSDEYQIVIKALREARIAKGITQGNLALALDRPQSFIAKVENGERRLDIVEFIHIARLLSLDPASIIAKIPAKYKALG; encoded by the coding sequence ATGGCTTCTGTTTACTCTGATGAATATCAAATCGTTATCAAGGCATTACGTGAAGCACGCATTGCCAAAGGGATCACGCAGGGAAACCTGGCACTAGCGCTGGATCGTCCTCAATCGTTTATCGCCAAAGTTGAGAACGGAGAAAGAAGGTTAGACATCGTAGAATTTATCCATATCGCCCGTTTACTTTCTCTAGACCCCGCCAGCATTATTGCTAAGATCCCTGCAAAATATAAAGCGCTTGGTTAA
- a CDS encoding helix-turn-helix domain-containing protein, translated as MASIYSNEYQSVIKILREARIEKGMTQENLANALGRPQSFVAKIENGERRLDVVEFIHIAHLLSVDASTVLEKIAHKIQKDSIK; from the coding sequence ATGGCATCGATTTATTCAAATGAATATCAATCAGTTATAAAAATACTGCGAGAGGCCAGAATCGAAAAAGGCATGACCCAAGAAAATTTGGCGAACGCTTTAGGTCGACCTCAGTCTTTTGTAGCCAAAATCGAGAATGGGGAACGTAGGCTGGATGTTGTTGAATTTATCCACATCGCCCACCTGCTATCTGTAGACGCTTCCACTGTTTTAGAAAAAATAGCGCATAAAATACAGAAAGATAGCATTAAATAA
- a CDS encoding helix-turn-helix domain-containing protein, which translates to MDKHDWHPADIIAGLRKKGTTLAAVSRASGLASSTLANALTRHWPKGERLIACALGKQPEEIWPSRYQDTSMNHGEGEAR; encoded by the coding sequence ATGGATAAGCACGATTGGCATCCGGCAGACATTATTGCTGGCTTAAGGAAGAAAGGAACAACGCTTGCGGCGGTATCAAGAGCATCAGGATTAGCGTCTTCAACACTCGCTAACGCACTAACAAGACATTGGCCCAAAGGCGAAAGGCTAATTGCCTGTGCATTGGGAAAGCAGCCGGAGGAGATTTGGCCGTCACGGTATCAAGACACGAGCATGAATCATGGGGAAGGGGAGGCGAGATAA
- a CDS encoding ornithine decarboxylase: MKQLKIAANAAVATRLITTREIVALSQTDFTDVAAVVVSIEEARSGILSILQHTGFSIPAFVEEPDEDKELDVLPAGSEWLILDDDGEHANVLERAAKAYQDALLPPFFDTLTKYVNMKNTTFACPGHQGGQFFRKHPAGRQFFEFYGENVFRSDICNADVKLGDLLIHEGAAKKAQKHAARVFNADKTYFVLNGTSSANKVVTNALLARGDLVLFDRNNHKSNHHGALIQAGATPVYLETVRNPFGFIGGVDAHCFDEAYLRKLIAEVAPERANEPRPFRLAVIQLGTYDGTIYNARQVVDSIGHLCDYILFDSAWVGYEQFIPMMEQCSPLLLDLNENDPGIFVTQSVHKQQAGFSQTSQIHKKDTHIKGQRRFCNHKQLNNAFMLHASTSPFYPLFAALDVNAKMHEGASGRRMWMDCVKLGIEARKQLLTRCSLIKPFVPVTVGGALWQDHDTETIAQDVRFFNFEPGEKWHAFEGYAEDQYFIDPCKLLLTTPGIDAISGDYTEFGIPATILANYLREHGIIPEKCDMNSILFLLTPAEDAAKMQELVNALVHFETLIARDAPLSEVLPSLYQKYKERYRGYRLRRLCQEMHDFYAQHNVKDLQKAMFRKTEFPSVVMLPQDANREFVRGNIELVPIAEAEGRIAAEGALPYPPGVLCVVPGETWGGAVQRYFLALEAGINLLPGFSPELQGVYSVAEEDGSKRLYGYVVEE; this comes from the coding sequence ATGAAACAGTTAAAAATTGCGGCGAATGCAGCGGTTGCCACCCGTTTAATCACAACGCGCGAGATTGTCGCGTTGAGTCAGACCGACTTCACCGATGTGGCGGCGGTCGTGGTTTCGATTGAAGAAGCCCGCAGCGGCATTCTGTCGATATTGCAGCACACGGGCTTTAGTATCCCGGCGTTTGTCGAAGAGCCTGATGAGGATAAAGAGTTAGATGTTCTGCCTGCGGGCAGCGAATGGCTGATTCTTGATGACGACGGTGAGCACGCCAACGTGTTGGAACGTGCGGCGAAAGCCTATCAGGATGCGCTATTGCCGCCGTTTTTCGATACGCTGACCAAATACGTCAATATGAAAAACACGACGTTTGCCTGTCCAGGGCATCAGGGCGGCCAGTTCTTCCGCAAGCATCCGGCGGGGCGTCAGTTTTTTGAGTTTTACGGCGAGAACGTGTTCCGTTCGGACATCTGTAACGCAGACGTCAAACTGGGCGACTTGCTGATCCATGAAGGTGCGGCGAAGAAGGCGCAGAAGCACGCCGCGCGCGTGTTTAACGCGGATAAAACCTATTTCGTGTTGAACGGCACGTCCTCCGCGAACAAAGTGGTGACGAACGCGCTGCTGGCGCGTGGCGATCTGGTGCTGTTTGACCGTAACAACCATAAATCCAACCACCACGGTGCACTGATTCAGGCAGGCGCGACGCCAGTTTATCTGGAAACCGTGCGTAATCCGTTCGGTTTTATCGGCGGCGTGGATGCGCACTGTTTTGATGAAGCCTATTTGCGCAAGCTGATCGCGGAAGTCGCGCCGGAGCGTGCCAATGAGCCGCGCCCGTTCCGTCTGGCCGTCATCCAGCTCGGCACCTATGACGGCACGATTTATAACGCGCGTCAGGTGGTCGATAGCATCGGGCATCTGTGTGACTACATTCTGTTTGACTCTGCGTGGGTGGGCTACGAGCAGTTTATCCCGATGATGGAGCAGTGCTCGCCGCTGCTACTGGATCTGAATGAGAACGATCCGGGGATTTTCGTGACCCAGTCGGTACATAAGCAGCAGGCCGGCTTCTCCCAGACTTCTCAGATCCACAAAAAAGATACCCATATCAAAGGCCAGCGCCGTTTCTGCAATCATAAGCAACTGAATAACGCCTTTATGCTGCATGCTTCGACCAGCCCGTTTTATCCGCTGTTCGCTGCGCTAGACGTCAATGCCAAAATGCACGAAGGGGCAAGCGGGCGTCGGATGTGGATGGACTGCGTGAAGCTGGGCATTGAGGCGCGTAAGCAGCTGCTGACGCGTTGTTCGCTTATCAAACCGTTCGTACCCGTGACGGTGGGGGGCGCGCTTTGGCAGGATCATGACACGGAAACCATCGCGCAGGACGTACGCTTCTTCAACTTTGAGCCGGGTGAGAAATGGCACGCGTTTGAAGGTTATGCGGAGGATCAGTATTTTATCGATCCTTGCAAATTACTGCTGACTACGCCAGGTATTGATGCGATCAGCGGTGATTATACCGAATTTGGTATTCCGGCGACGATCCTGGCCAACTACCTGCGCGAGCACGGCATCATCCCGGAAAAATGTGATATGAACTCGATCCTGTTCCTGCTAACGCCAGCGGAAGATGCTGCCAAAATGCAGGAACTGGTGAATGCGCTGGTGCATTTCGAGACGCTCATCGCCCGCGATGCACCGCTGAGTGAAGTGCTGCCCAGCCTGTATCAGAAATACAAAGAGCGTTACCGTGGTTACCGACTGCGTCGGCTGTGTCAGGAAATGCATGACTTTTACGCTCAGCACAACGTGAAAGATCTGCAAAAAGCCATGTTCCGCAAAACCGAGTTTCCGTCCGTGGTGATGTTGCCGCAGGATGCCAACAGAGAGTTTGTGCGCGGCAATATCGAACTGGTTCCTATCGCCGAAGCAGAAGGGCGTATCGCGGCAGAAGGCGCATTGCCGTATCCGCCGGGCGTGCTGTGTGTCGTGCCGGGAGAAACCTGGGGCGGGGCGGTACAGCGCTATTTTCTGGCGCTGGAAGCGGGTATTAACCTGCTGCCGGGCTTCTCACCGGAATTGCAGGGCGTTTACAGCGTCGCGGAAGAAGATGGCAGCAAGCGCTTGTACGGTTACGTAGTAGAAGAGTAA
- the ansP gene encoding L-asparagine permease, with product MTQHSSTNSERHAAEQRLHEKGYHQSIGNRHVQMIAIGGSIGTGLFLGAGARLQMAGPALALVYLVCGIFSFFILRALGELIVHRPTSGSFVSYSREFLGEKASYVAGWMYFLNWAMTGIVDITAVALYMHYWGTFADVPQWLFALGALSIVTLMNLIGVKWFAEMEFWFALIKVAAIAIFLVVGTVYLGTGSPLDGNTPGLHLITDNGGLFPHGILPALVLVQGVIFAFAGIEIIGTTAGECKDPEKVLPKAVNSVIWRIGLFYVGSVALLVCLLPWNAYQAGQSPFVTFFSKLGVPYIGTIMNIVVLSAALSSLNSGLYSTGRILRSLSLGGSAPAFLSKMSTQSVPYTGILVTVGIHIIGVVLNYVVPSQVFEIVLNIASLGIICSWAFIILCQMQLRKAIRQGKAKPVAFRMPGAPVTSWLTLAFLVSVLGLMAFDYPNGTWTIATIPVLTIMLIIGWRGLKKQREAVKLANQQDSSLR from the coding sequence ATGACACAACATTCCTCAACCAATAGCGAGCGTCATGCCGCCGAGCAACGTCTCCACGAAAAGGGTTATCACCAAAGTATCGGCAACCGCCACGTACAGATGATCGCGATTGGCGGCTCCATCGGCACCGGTTTGTTTCTTGGTGCAGGTGCACGTCTGCAAATGGCAGGGCCAGCACTGGCGCTGGTCTATCTGGTTTGCGGCATCTTCTCTTTTTTCATTCTGCGTGCATTAGGCGAGCTGATCGTGCATCGCCCCACCAGCGGCAGCTTCGTGTCGTACTCGCGCGAGTTTCTGGGTGAAAAGGCCTCCTATGTGGCTGGCTGGATGTACTTCCTCAACTGGGCGATGACCGGCATTGTCGACATCACCGCCGTCGCGCTCTACATGCACTACTGGGGCACCTTTGCCGATGTTCCGCAGTGGCTGTTCGCGCTGGGTGCGCTGTCCATCGTCACGCTGATGAACCTGATTGGCGTGAAATGGTTTGCCGAAATGGAGTTTTGGTTCGCGCTGATTAAGGTCGCAGCCATCGCCATTTTTCTGGTGGTCGGTACGGTCTATCTCGGCACAGGCAGCCCGCTGGACGGCAACACGCCCGGTCTGCACCTGATTACCGACAACGGTGGCCTGTTCCCGCACGGGATTCTGCCCGCGCTGGTGCTGGTTCAGGGGGTGATATTTGCCTTTGCCGGTATCGAGATCATCGGAACAACCGCAGGCGAATGTAAAGACCCGGAGAAAGTGCTGCCGAAAGCGGTCAACAGCGTTATCTGGCGTATCGGCCTGTTCTACGTCGGCTCTGTCGCGCTATTGGTCTGCCTGCTGCCGTGGAACGCTTATCAGGCGGGGCAAAGCCCGTTCGTGACCTTCTTCAGCAAGCTCGGCGTTCCCTATATCGGCACGATCATGAATATTGTGGTGCTGTCCGCTGCGCTGTCCAGCCTGAACTCCGGTCTGTACTCGACGGGGCGCATTCTGCGCTCGCTGTCGCTGGGCGGTTCGGCTCCCGCTTTCCTGTCAAAAATGAGTACGCAGTCCGTGCCCTATACCGGTATTTTGGTGACGGTCGGCATTCACATCATCGGCGTAGTGCTGAACTACGTGGTACCGTCGCAGGTATTTGAGATCGTTTTGAATATCGCCTCGCTCGGCATTATCTGTTCCTGGGCGTTTATCATTCTGTGCCAGATGCAGTTGCGTAAAGCGATTCGTCAGGGGAAAGCCAAGCCGGTTGCATTCAGAATGCCCGGAGCGCCCGTGACATCGTGGCTGACGCTGGCTTTTCTGGTGAGTGTGTTGGGGCTGATGGCGTTTGATTACCCGAACGGCACCTGGACGATTGCGACGATTCCGGTACTGACGATCATGCTGATCATCGGCTGGCGCGGGCTGAAAAAACAGCGCGAAGCGGTGAAACTCGCCAACCAACAGGACTCCAGCCTGCGTTAA
- a CDS encoding TetR/AcrR family transcriptional regulator: protein MIERDEKLTSTRAKTRRLLIDTAMNMFDQGIFPSITDVAAAAQLSRATAYRYFPTQSALVSAVVGESLGPILAWHPTQPDARERVAELLRFAYPRMLEHEGALRAALHLSLQQWADRRSNRLHTDPLTRGNRKRLLKIATEPLEGKITPEAQQRVIYALSLIYGSEVFLVLKDIWHLEEDSIQDVTQWVAKAILRQAEEDAAQADSPKT from the coding sequence GTGATTGAACGGGATGAAAAACTGACATCAACACGGGCGAAAACCCGTCGTTTATTAATTGATACCGCCATGAATATGTTCGACCAGGGCATATTCCCTTCCATTACCGATGTTGCCGCCGCGGCTCAGCTTTCACGCGCAACGGCCTATCGTTATTTTCCGACGCAAAGTGCGTTAGTCTCTGCCGTGGTCGGCGAAAGTCTTGGCCCGATTCTGGCATGGCACCCGACACAGCCGGACGCCAGAGAGCGTGTGGCTGAACTGCTGCGCTTTGCTTACCCCAGAATGCTGGAACATGAAGGTGCGTTGCGTGCCGCTCTGCATCTGTCACTGCAACAATGGGCAGACCGCCGTTCTAATCGCCTCCATACGGATCCCTTAACGCGCGGCAATCGTAAACGTCTGCTCAAAATTGCCACCGAACCGCTGGAAGGGAAAATCACGCCGGAAGCACAACAGCGGGTGATTTATGCCTTATCGCTCATTTACGGTTCCGAGGTTTTTCTGGTGCTGAAAGATATCTGGCATCTGGAAGAAGACAGCATTCAGGATGTTACGCAGTGGGTTGCCAAAGCCATTTTACGGCAGGCGGAAGAGGATGCCGCGCAGGCCGATTCACCGAAAACCTGA
- a CDS encoding Tm-1-like ATP-binding domain-containing protein: MGSKVGSVYIASTADTKGKEQIYVRDLIAATGLKTVTVDLSTTSPSTDARVSEVTDIRAETVASYHPQGASAVFCHDRGQAIGAMAIAFEHFMLSRDDIAGVLGLGGSGGTALITPAMQALPIGMPKLMVSTMASGDISGYIGASDISMMYSVTDVAGLNRISRQVLGNAAHQIAGAVKFKIQEHHDDKPAIGLTMFGVTTPCIQEASKLLEAEFDCLVFHATGSGGKAMEKLVDSHLLTGVLDLTTTEVCDLLFDGVLACGPERFDAIAKTQVPYVASCGALDMVNFGAPASIPEKYAHRLFYNHNAQVTLMRTTIDENIAMARWIGEKLNRCEGEVRFLIPEGGFSALDAPDQAFWHPEARDAFISTLESVVQQTARRQIIRLPFHINDPLFAHAAVDAFRALVK; this comes from the coding sequence GTGGGAAGTAAAGTTGGCAGCGTTTATATTGCAAGTACAGCGGATACTAAAGGGAAAGAACAGATTTACGTCCGCGATCTGATTGCCGCTACAGGCTTGAAAACCGTCACGGTCGATCTGTCAACGACATCGCCGTCAACGGACGCACGGGTATCAGAGGTGACAGATATCAGAGCAGAAACGGTGGCATCGTACCACCCGCAGGGGGCGTCAGCGGTATTTTGCCATGACAGAGGGCAGGCGATTGGTGCCATGGCTATCGCGTTTGAGCACTTCATGCTGTCGCGCGATGACATTGCCGGGGTGCTTGGGCTTGGCGGTTCCGGCGGTACGGCGTTGATCACGCCTGCGATGCAGGCGTTACCGATCGGGATGCCGAAGCTGATGGTGTCGACGATGGCCTCCGGCGATATCTCCGGTTACATCGGTGCCAGCGATATCAGCATGATGTATTCCGTTACTGATGTGGCGGGTCTGAACCGTATTTCTCGTCAGGTTCTTGGTAATGCCGCGCACCAGATCGCGGGGGCTGTGAAGTTTAAGATTCAGGAACATCATGATGATAAGCCCGCGATTGGCCTGACCATGTTTGGCGTAACGACGCCGTGCATTCAGGAAGCCAGTAAATTGCTGGAAGCGGAATTTGACTGTCTGGTCTTTCACGCGACGGGTAGCGGCGGGAAAGCGATGGAAAAGCTGGTGGACAGCCATTTGCTCACTGGCGTGCTCGATCTCACGACGACTGAGGTGTGCGATTTACTGTTTGATGGCGTGCTGGCCTGTGGGCCGGAACGGTTTGACGCAATAGCCAAGACGCAGGTGCCTTACGTGGCCTCCTGCGGGGCGCTGGACATGGTGAATTTTGGCGCGCCCGCCAGCATACCGGAGAAATACGCGCATCGTCTGTTCTACAACCACAACGCACAGGTCACTCTGATGCGTACGACGATAGACGAAAATATCGCGATGGCGCGCTGGATTGGGGAGAAGCTGAACCGCTGTGAAGGTGAGGTGCGCTTCCTGATCCCAGAAGGCGGCTTCTCCGCGCTGGATGCGCCGGATCAGGCATTCTGGCACCCGGAAGCGCGTGACGCGTTTATCAGCACGCTGGAGAGCGTAGTGCAGCAAACGGCAAGACGACAGATTATTCGTCTGCCTTTCCATATTAACGATCCTTTATTTGCCCACGCGGCTGTCGATGCGTTTCGGGCTTTAGTGAAATAA